The Rhodanobacteraceae bacterium genomic sequence GGACGGCCCGCGCGGCCGGCAGGATCGCGTCGACCCAGCGTGTGTATTGCGCGCCGGAAGGATGCAGGCCATCGGCGACCAGTTCGCCGCGGGATTCGGGTGTACGCGAAATCGTGGCGACATCCACCCAATGCGCGCCCGTCTTGTCGGTCTCGGAACACGCGGCTGCATTGAAGCCGTCGATCTCGCGGGCAACCACCGCTGCATCGCGACCTTCGCGCGCTGCGAATGGCGTGACGCCCCAATCCGGAATCGACGCCACGATGAGGTGCGCGGCATGGCCGCCCGCCAGCGCCACCGCGCGTTGCAGCAATGCATGGAACTGCGCGCGGTATTCGTCGAGCGACCGCCGCCGATACTGGTTGTTGACGCCGATCAGCAACGTGACCAGATCGTAAGGCGGATCGAACGTCGCCGCATCCATCGCGGCGGACAACTCGTCTGTCGTCCAGCCGGTGGCGGCCAAGATCACCGGATCGGCGACGTCGATGCCTTGCTCGCGCAGCCGCGCCGTCAGTTGCGCCGGCCAGCGGTCGCCGGGCGCGACGCCTTCGCCGATGGTGTAGGAATC encodes the following:
- a CDS encoding SGNH/GDSL hydrolase family protein → MSTFLALGDSYTIGEGVAPGDRWPAQLTARLREQGIDVADPVILAATGWTTDELSAAMDAATFDPPYDLVTLLIGVNNQYRRRSLDEYRAQFHALLQRAVALAGGHAAHLIVASIPDWGVTPFAAREGRDAAVVAREIDGFNAAACSETDKTGAHWVDVATISRTPESRGELVADGLHPSGAQYTRWVDAILPAARAVLQEG